The following are from one region of the Primulina eburnea isolate SZY01 chromosome 17, ASM2296580v1, whole genome shotgun sequence genome:
- the LOC140818397 gene encoding probable CCR4-associated factor 1 homolog 9, translating into MAADDDDPLPPSPPLPQYSPNRSPLLPPWPAEVELGSFKRPILIRSVWSDNLEYEFSLIRDLIDRYSFVSMDTEFPGVVFRLHHHYSDPLDHYQTLKSNVDVLKLIQVGITLSDSRGNLPNLGYPDRRFIWEFNFRDFDISRDDYAPNSIDLLRHQGINFESTRQFGVSALRFAELMMSSGLVSNENVTYITFHGGYDFGYLVKAITGKALPGTLLEFLNLLKVLFGNRVYDVKHLMKFCQGLHGGLDRVAQSLGVVRAVGKCHQAGSDSLLTWHAFEKLRAVFFGNPEKEGVPGKYAGILYGLEILDP; encoded by the coding sequence ATGGCCGCCGACGACGACGACCCGCTTCCGCCGTCCCCACCCCTGCCCCAGTATTCTCCGAATCGTTCCCCTCTGCTTCCGCCTTGGCCGGCAGAAGTGGAGCTAGGCAGCTTTAAAAGGCCAATCTTGATCCGCTCAGTCTGGTCGGACAATCTGGAGTATGAGTTCTCCCTCATCAGAGACCTTATCGATCGGTACTCCTTTGTTTCGATGGATACCGAGTTCCCTGGCGTTGTTTTCCGCCTTCACCACCACTACTCAGACCCGCTCGATCACTACCAGACGCTGAAATCTAATGTCGATGTGCTCAAGCTTATTCAGGTGGGGATCACGCTCTCTGACTCGCGTGGAAACCTTCCTAACCTCGGATATCCTGACCGTCGCTTCATCTGGGAGTTCAATTTCCGTGATTTTGACATCTCGCGTGATGATTATGCGCCTAACTCAATCGACCTTCTCCGCCACCAGGGTATCAACTTTGAGTCTACTCGCCAGTTTGGAGTTTCTGCCTTACGCTTTGCTGAGCTCATGATGTCTTCTGGGCTCGTGAGTAATGAAAATGTCACTTACATCACCTTTCACGGCGGATACGACTTTGGCTACCTGGTTAAGGCCATCACTGGGAAAGCCCTGCCGGGTACCCTTCTGGAGTTTCTGAATTTGCTTAAGGTCCTTTTTGGGAACCGCGTTTATGATGTGAAACACTTGATGAAATTCTGTCAAGGATTGCATGGAGGACTGGATAGGGTGGCACAGTCGCTCGGAGTGGTGCGTGCTGTTGGGAAGTGCCACCAGGCTGGGTCTGATAGCCTACTGACTTGGCATGCGTTTGAGAAGCTCAGGGCTGTCTTTTTCGGCAACCCTGAGAAGGAGGGTGTGCCTGGCAAGTATGCTGGCATTCTGTATGGGTTAGAAATCCTTGATCCTTAG